One part of the Vitis riparia cultivar Riparia Gloire de Montpellier isolate 1030 chromosome 8, EGFV_Vit.rip_1.0, whole genome shotgun sequence genome encodes these proteins:
- the LOC117920595 gene encoding protein starmaker-like has translation MGVVEGKSRTHDSDEDSSDRDDRYDGKITKRKATEKDPESSTDDSDDSISDDSKEESSDSDSGSSSSDYRHERKDTNKSMRKRKSGDGVDANAKGERGAYGSDHRRKERSDLYNDDDGVLGTLKNLENKLYQSRGTVMHGSGFDAYNVVDFLERACEGSGSISKREGQNRSGFDYFSLSEPQLQAHAQSFAQLHSAGTSNLGASLPSVSTPGTGSAKRGSQKPPSRLHGSANATNPASPFKTMELTPAARRKKPKLLEKQIPDKIAALAPKSAIYTQLAA, from the exons ATGGGAGTGGTGGAAG ggAAGAGTAGAACGCATGACAGTGATGAGGACAGCTCTGATCGTGATGACCGGTATGATGGGAAAATTACTAAGCGCAAAGCAACAGAAAAGGACCCAGAGTCTTCCACTGACGATAGTGATGACAGTATCAGTGATGATTCTAAGGAGGAAAGCAGTGACAGTGATTCAGGCAGCAGTAGTAGTGATTATAGACATGAGAGAAAAGATACGAATAAGTccatgaggaaaagaaaaagtggtgATGGAGTTGATGCGAACGCCAAAGGTGAGCGCGGTGCGTATGGAAGTGATCatagaagaaaggaaagaagtGATCTCtacaatgatgatgatggtgttTTGGGCACATTGAAGAACTTAGAGAACAAACTGTACCAGTCGAGGGGAACTGTTATGCATGGGTCTGGCTTTGATGCTTATAACGTTGTTGATTTTCTTGAAAGAGCCTGTGAAGGATCTGGGTCGATATCCAAAAGAGAAGGCCAAAATCGAAGCGGTTTCGACTACTTCTCCTTGTCTGAGCCACAG TTGCAGGCTCATGCTCAGTCCTTTGCCCAGTTACATAGCGCTGGGACTAGTAATTTGGGCGCTTCCTTGCCCTCTGTTTCGACACCAGGTACGGGGAGTGCCAAGCGGGGTAGTCAGAAACCACCTTCACGGCTGCATGGTTCGGCCAATGCTACTAATCCAGCTTCTCCATTTAAGACCATGGAGCTGACCCCTGCAGCCCGGAGGAAGAAGCCAAAGCTTCTAGAAAAGCAAATACCTGATAAAATTGCCGCCCTAGCGCCGAAGTCTGCTATTTATACACAGTTGGCTGCATGA
- the LOC117920594 gene encoding uncharacterized protein LOC117920594 — protein MDSLLTIVSYKDGEIIDGPNGVCYSCPPKKGVLVNNLIKYDELEDKLCHVMSIDRAHTMLSMIFRYPILMSIGNGNINYIQLPIKDDDDVRLMFHVVAQIPPSNTIEMYLQTRPRDHSSELSPSFDQELMGHDVEIPAKGNLAVQIDEMGENLAHNDEMGGNLAVVTQSVMGATNNYVDIPFTNENDDVEFYDEDEINEMHYDDEPPTNKASSYDGEHIMPSPMFKQLDWDAINSITAEHLTSHTELWNESNELFKGLRFESKEDLQYAVKRYAICRNQHFVVCESEPQLWAVRCKKWQEGCNWRLRACRLKSHGMFEITKYAGPHTCIYPKLSQDHSQLDSTLIAREIQNVVQKDHTTYIATLHQIMKDKFGYDVHYRRI, from the coding sequence ATGGATAGTTTGCTTACAATTGTGTCTTACAAGGATGGTGAAATAATTGATGGCCCAAATGGGGTGTGTTACAGTTGTCCTCCTAAAAAAGGTGTCTTAGTGAACAATTTGATCAAATATGATGAGTTGGAGGATAAGTTGTGTCATGTTATGTCGATCGATCGCGCTCATACCATGTTATCCATGATATTTCGGTACCCAATTCTTATGTCAATTGGAAATGGAAACATTAACTATATACAATTACCAattaaagatgatgatgatgtaaggTTAATGTTTCATGTTGTAGCACAAATCCCACCATCGAATactattgaaatgtatttgCAGACACGTCCAAGGGATCATTCATCTGAGTTAAGTCCATCATTTGATCAAGAACTTATGGGTCATGATGTGGAAATACCAGCAAAGGGGAATTTGGCAGTGCAGATTGATGAAATGGGTGAGAATTTAGCACACAATGACGAAATGGGGGGGAATTTGGCAGTAGTAACTCAGTCAGTTATGGGAGCGACAAACAACTATGTTGACATCCCATttacaaatgaaaatgatgatgtggAATTTTATGATGAGGACGAGATTAATGAGATGCATTATGATGATGAACCTCCAACAAATAAGGCTTCTTCATATGATGGTGAACATATTATGCCTTCCCCAATGTTCAAACAATTGGATTGGGATGCAATAAATAGCATTACTGCTGAGCATCTCACATCACATACCGAATTGTGGAATGAATCTAATGAGTTGTTTAAAGGATTGAGATTTGAGAGTAAAGAAGACTTACAATATGCTGTAAAACGTTATGCAATATGTCGGAATCAACATTTTGTGGTTTGTGAATCAGAACCACAATTATGGGCAGTGAGATGTAAGAAGTGGCAGGAAGGATGTAATTGGAGGCTTCGTGCATGTCGTCTTAAAAGCCATGGAATGTTTGAGATAACCAAGTACGCAGGTCCTCATACTTGTATTTATCCTAAATTATCACAAGACCACTCTCAATTGGACTCTACATTGATTGCAAGAGAGATTCAAAATGTAGTTCAGAAGGATCACACTACCTATATTGCTACATTACATCAGATAATGAaggataaatttggatatgatgtCCATTATAGGAGAATTTAG
- the LOC117921292 gene encoding receptor-like protein 7, producing the protein MRILVLLWLFFLPLCSVLFGIDIALVSGECLGGSRLCLEDEKLLLLQMKNSLTFKPNVSVKLVTWNESVGCCSWGGVTWDSNGHVVGLDLSSELISGGFNSSSSLFSLQHLQSLNLANNSFNSSQIPSGFDKLGNLTYLNLSDGGFSGQIPIEISHLTRLATIDLSSIYYLTGIPKLKLENPNLRMLVQNLKELRELHLNGVNISAQGKEWCQALSSSVPNLQVLSLSSCYLSGPIHSSLEKLQSISRIRLDDNNFTAPVPEFLGNFSNLTQLKLSSCGLKGTFPEKIFQVPTLQILDLSNNKLLLGSLPEFPQNGSLETLVLPDTKFSGKVPNSIGNLKRLTRIELARCNFSGPIPNSTANLARLVYLDLSENKFSGPIPPFSLSKNLTRINLSHNYLTGPIPSSHLDGLVNLVTLDLSKNSLNGNLPMPLFFLPSLQKIQLSNNQFSGPLCKFSAVPSVLDTLDLSSNNLEGQIPVSIFDLQCLNILDLSSNKFNGTVLLSSFQKLGNLTTLSLSYNNLSINSSVGNPTLPLLLNLTTLKLASCKLRTLPDLSTQSRLTHLDLSDNQIPGSIPNWIWKIGNGSLMHLNLSHNLLEDVQEPVSNLSHVSILDLHSNQLHGLIPTPPRFSSYVDYSNNSFNSSIPYDIGTYMSFTIFFSLSKNNITGIIPTSICSASYLNVLDFSDNALSGEIPLCLIENKVLVVLNLRRNKFSGIISGEFPVNCLLQTLDLNGNRLRGKIPKSLANCKDLEVLNLGNNQMNDVFPCSLKNTSNLRVLVLRANKFHGPIGCPKSNSTWAMLQIVDLAHNKFRGRLPEKCFSTWTAMMASEDEVQSKLKHLNFEVLQLSHLYYQDAVTVTSKGLEMELVKVLTIFTSIDFSHNNFEGDIPEVLGNFTSLYVLNLSQNGFTGQIPSSLGLLRQLESLDLSQNNLSGKIPVELVSLTFLSVLNLSFNQLEGSIPTGYQFSTFSAASFEGNKGLCGQPLNISCLSPDASPPSQDTTFEDKEEFDWEFIITGLGFGVGAGMIVAPLAFWKKGRKWLTSTSTDFFWSFFQLWD; encoded by the coding sequence TCCAGTAGTCTTTTCAGTCTACAACATCTCCAGAGCTTGAATTTGGCCAACAACAGCTTCAATTCTTCTCAAATTCCATCTGGATTCGATAAGCTTGGTAATTTGACTTACCTGAATTTGTCGGATGGTGGCTTTTCTGGGCAGATTCCGATTGAGATTTCCCACTTGACAAGGTTGGCTACTATCGATCTGTCTAGCATTTATTACCTCACTGGTATCCCTAAGCTGAAACTTGAGAACCCAAACCTGAGAATGTTGGTTCAGAACCTCAAGGAGCTAAGAGAACTCCATCTTAACGGTGTAAACATATCGGCCCAGGGAAAGGAGTGGTGCCAGGCCTTATCATCTTCAGTGCCGAATCTCCAAGTGCTGAGCTTGTCCAGCTGTTATCTTTCAGGCCCTATCCATTCTTCCTTGGAGAAGCTTCAGTCTATCTCAAGGATTCGTCTGGATGACAACAATTTCACTGCACCAGTTCCAGAATTCCTAGGAAACTTCTCAAATTTGACACAATTGAAGCTTAGTTCTTGTGGATTAAAGGGAACATTTCCAGAAAAGATCTTTCAGGTACCAACCCTTCAGATTCTTGATTTGTCAAACAACAAGTTGCTCCTGGGTTCTTTGCCGGAATTCCCTCAGAATGGATCTCTAGAAACCTTGGTGCTCCCGGATACAAAATTTTCAGGGAAAGTACCAAACTCCATAGGCAATCTCAAGAGGTTGACTAGGATAGAGCTTGCACGTTGCAATTTCAGTGGGCCAATCCCAAACTCCACAGCCAACCTTGCTCGATTAGTTTACTTGGACTTGTCTGAAAACAAGTTTTCCGGTCCAATCCCACCTTTTAGTTTGTCCAAGAACCTGACCCGAATAAACCTTTCTCATAATTATTTAACAGGTCCGATTCCTTCCTCTCACTTGGATGGCCTTGTGAATCTAGTGACTCTTGACTTGAGTAAAAATTCACTGAATGGAAATCTCCCCATGCCCCTGTTTTTCCTCCCATCACTGCAGAAGATACAACTGAGCAACAACCAATTTTCTGGTCCCTTGTGTAAATTTTCGGCTGTGCCTTCTGTATTGGACACCCTTGATTTGAGTAGCAACAATCTGGAAGGGCAAATACCTGTATCCATCTTTGATCTCCAGTGTCTTAACATCCTTGATCTTTCTTCCAACAAATTCAATGGCACTGTTTTACTAAGCAGCTTTCAGAAACTTGGAAATCTTACCACTCTTAGTCTGTCATACAACAACTTGTCCATCAATTCAAGTGTTGGTAATCCCACTTTGCCCCTGCTGTTGAATCTTACCACATTAAAATTGGCTTCTTGCAAGCTCAGAACATTACCTGATCTTAGCACCCAGTCAAGATTGACACATTTAGACCTTTCCGATAACCAAATTCCCGGGAGCATACCTAATTGGATTTGGAAGATTGGTAATGGATCTCTTATGCATTTGAATCTCTCTCATAATTTACTGGAGGATGTGCAAGAACCTGTATCCAATCTTTCTCATGTGTCTATCCTTGACCTGCATTCTAACCAGCTCCATGGGCTAATCCCCACCCCACCCCGATTCTCCAGCTATGTGGATTACTCAAACAACAGTTTCAACTCTTCCATCCCCTATGATATTGGTACTTACATGTCCTTCactattttcttctctctttcgaAGAATAACATCACTGGAATTATTCCTACATCCATCTGCAGTGCAAGTTACCTGAATGTTCTTGACTTTTCTGACAATGCTTTGAGCGGTGAAATACCTTTGTGTTTAATTGAGAATAAGGTTCTTGTCGTGCTGAATCTACGGAGAAACAAGTTTAGTGGCATTATATCTGGGGAATTTCCAGTCAACTGTCTTTTACAGACTCTTGATCTCAACGGGAATCGTTTAAGAGGAAAAATACCAAAATCTCTGGCCAATTGCAAAGACTTAGAGGTTTTAAACCTTGGGAACAATCAGATGAATGATGTCTTTCCTTGCTCATTGAAGAACACAAGCAATTTGCGCGTCCTTGTTCTGCGAGCCAACAAATTCCATGGCCCCATTGGATGTCCAAAGAGCAATTCCACCTGGGCAATGCTTCAAATTGTTGATCTAGCTCACAACAAATTCAGGGGTAGGTTGCCAGAAAAATGCTTCTCAACATGGACAGCAATGATGGCAAGTGAAGATGAAGTTCAATCCAAGCTCAAGCACCTGAATTTCGAGGTACTACAACTCAGTCACTTGTACTATCAGGATGCTGTAACAGTTACCAGCAAAGGTCTAGAAATGGAGCTTGTGAAGGTCCTGACTATCTTTACGTCCATTGACTTCTCACACAACAATTTTGAAGGGGATATACCAGAAGTGTTAGGGAACTTCACGTCACTGTATGTTCTCAACTTATCACAGAATGGTTTCACCGGCCAAATCCCATCATCATTAGGACTGCTGCGACAGCTTGAGTCCTTAGACCTCTCACAAAACAACCTGAGTGGGAAGATCCCTGTAGAGCTCGTCAGCCTAACTTTCCTTTCAGTCTTGAACCTCTCCTTCAATCAACTGGAGGGGAGCATCCCAACAGGTTAtcaattttcaacattttcagcTGCTTCTTTTGAAGGGAACAAAGGATTGTGTGGGCAGCCTCTGAATATAAGTTGCCTAAGCCCAGATGCGTCGCCTCCGTCTCAGGACACAACATTTGAAGACAAGGAGGAATTTGATTGGGAGTTCATAATCACAGGATTGGGATTTGGTGTAGGAGCAGGAATGATTGTTGCTCCACTGGCCTTTTGGAagaaagggaggaagtggttaACAAGCACGTCGACAGATTTCTTTTGGTCATTCTTCCAGCTGTGGGATTGA
- the LOC117920593 gene encoding uncharacterized protein LOC117920593 has product MDDLFRCASKYSMLEDDVRAATQQILVVGQAPRNGAKRSAKLPDRPRPSDRRQEGPSRPEMPPLTPLSISYENLLPMIQDMSDFRWPRPLGMYPSKMDHSKKCAYRKDHGHTIETSRSLHYLVERLIKAGHLKQYLRSNARGRDASRNHNSGTPKAPAAPKAIINYINGSPSDEEHNSKRKRQRLLREALVRERVNSFQPGITAGALAP; this is encoded by the coding sequence ATGGATGACTTGTTCCGGTGTGCGAGCAAATACTCAATGCTCGAAGATGACGTGCGAGCAGCCACCCAGCAAATCTTGGTTGTCGGACAGGCACCCAGAAATGGTGCGAAAAGAAGTGCCAAACTTCCGGATCGGCCAAGGCCATCCGATCGAAGACAGGAAGGGCCAAGTCGCCCGGAAATGCCGCCCCTCACACCCCTTTCCATATCCTATGAGAATCTTCTCCCTATGATCCAAGACATGTCCGACTTCAGGTGGCCTAGACCCCTCGGAATGTACCCATCCAAAATGGATCATAGTAAAAAATGTGCCTACCGTAAGGACCATGGTCACACAATAGAAACGTCCAGGAGCCTCCATTATTTGGTCGAAAGGCTCATAAAGGCGGGACATTTGAAGCAATACCTCCGCTCAAATGCCAGAGGTAGAGACGCTTCCCGAAATCACAACTCTGGAACCCCCAAGGCTCCAGCCGCCCCCAAAgccattataaattatatcaacGGAAGCCCATCAGACGAGGAGCACAACTCCAAACGAAAGAGACAGAGATTGTTGCGGGAAGCATTGGTGCGTGAGCGTGTCAACTCCTTCCAGCCTGGGATAACTGCGGGGGCCCTCGCCCCATAG